The following proteins are encoded in a genomic region of Brachypodium distachyon strain Bd21 chromosome 1, Brachypodium_distachyon_v3.0, whole genome shotgun sequence:
- the LOC104581492 gene encoding G-type lectin S-receptor-like serine/threonine-protein kinase At2g19130 — MTSSSPKMADFGMAKLLGRNFSRVVTTMRGTAGYLAPEWIAGVATPKVDVYSYGMVLLEIISGKRNSNASCSSGGDLDIYFPVHAARKLLEGDMRSLVDQRLHGDVNLDEAELACKVACWCIQDDDLDRPTMGQVVQILEGLVEIRMPPIPRLLQAMAGTSHSVCS, encoded by the exons ATGACAAGCTCATCTCCAAAAATGGCAG ATTTTGGGATGGCAAAGCTTTTAGGAAGGAATTTTAGCCGAGTCGTAACTACAATGAGAGGAACTGCAGGGTACCTTGCACCTGAATGGATTGCGGGTGTTGCTACACCAAAAGTTGATGTTTACAGCTACGGGATGGTGTTGCTGGAAATAATATCAGGAAAGAGGAACTCAAACGCATCATGTTCTAGTGGTGGCGACCTTGATATTTATTTCCCTGTGCATGCTGCACGCAAACTTCTTGAAGGAGACATGCGGAGTTTGGTAGATCAAAGGTTACATGGTGATGTCAATCTGGATGAGGCTGAACTGGCCTGCAAGGTTGCATGTTGGTGCATCCAAGATGATGATCTTGATCGACCAACAATGGGACAGGTAGTTCAGATTCTCGAGGGGCTAGTCGAGATCAGGATGCCCCCGATACCACGACTGCTTCAAGCTATGGCCGGAACCTCGCATTCAGTGTGCTCCTAA